One stretch of Malus domestica chromosome 14, GDT2T_hap1 DNA includes these proteins:
- the LOC103454276 gene encoding putative calcium-transporting ATPase 11, plasma membrane-type, whose translation MEKYLKDFEVENKNPSEETIRRWRNAVALVKNPRRRFRFVADLAKRSEAEKKKLQIQEKIRVALYVQKAALQFIDAVDRGADAKPGLHEFKLSEDARMAGFSIHPDELASITRAHDIKALKSHGGIHGILRKVSVSVDEGVKDSNIAIRQNVYGLNRYKEKPPRTFLVFVWEALQDLTLMILMVCAVVSIGVGIATEGWPKGTYDGLGILISIILVVTVTAISDYKQSLQFKDLDREKKKISVQVTRDGKRQKVSIHDLVVGDIVHLSVGDVVPADGLFISGYSLLIDESSLSGESEPVNIYEEKPFLLSGTTVQDGSGKMLVTAVGMRTEWGKLMETLSEGGEDETPLQVKLNGVATIIGKIGLTFAVLTFLVLTVRFLVTKGLNNEITDWSSTDAVTLLNYFAIAVTIIVVAVPEGLPLAVTLSLAFAMKKLMNDRALVRHLSACETMGSAGCICTDKTGTLTTNHMVVTKVWICEKSVDVKENDSKETLTSEISGASSILLQVIFQNTSSEVIKDDGKTSILGTPTESALLEFGLLLGGDFDALRREVRILKIEPFNSVRKKMSVLVAHPHGGKRAFCKGASELVLGICNKYIDSNGEPVHLSEEMVKNITNVINTFACEALRTLCLAFKDIDDSSIESGIPDDGYTLVAVVGIKDPVRPGVKEAVETCLAAGITVRMVTGDNINTAKAIAKECGILTEGGIAIEGPAFRSMSLEQMKTVIPKIQVMARSLPLDKHTLVKTLRDEFGEVVAVTGDGTNDAPALKESDIGLAMGIAGTEVAKESADVIILDDNFKTIVNVARWGRSVYINIQKFVQFQLTVNVVALIINFVSACVSGSTPLTAVQLLWVNMIMDTLGALALATEPPNDGLMKRPPVGRGTSFITKAMWRNIIGQSIYQLAVLGVLDFSGKKLLGLTGSDATEVLNTVIFNAFVFCQVFNQINSRDIERINIFRGMFDSWIFLGVMVCTVVFQAIIVEFLGDFASTVPLSWQLWVLSVLLGSVSMLVAVVLKLIPVERTIKHHDGYEALPSGPPEGIV comes from the exons ATGGAGAAGTACTTGAAGGACTTCGAGGTGGAGAACAAGAATCCGTCGGAGGAGACTATAAGGAGATGGAGAAACGCCGTCGCGCTCGTCAAAAACCCTCGCAGAAGGTTCCGATTCGTCGCCGATCTCGCCAAACGATCTGAAGCCGAGAAGAAGAAGCTTCAAATCCAG GAAAAGATTCGAGTTGCTCTTTATGTTCAAAAAGCAGCACTGCAGTTCATTGATG CTGTTGATCGTGGAGCTGATGCAAAGCCAGGTCTGCATGAATTCAAGCTGTCAGAAGATGCCAGAATGGCAGGTTTCAGCATTCACCCAGATGAACTTGCATCTATTACACGTGCCCATGATATTAAGGCCTTGAAAAGCCATGGTGGAATTCATGGGATTTTAAGGAAAGTCTCTGTCTCGGTAGATGAAGGTGTCAAAGATAGTAATATAGCAATCAGGCAAAATGTTTATGGCTTAAACCGTTACAAGGAGAAACCTCCTCGAACTTTTTTGGTGTTTGTATGGGAAGCACTACAGGACTTAACATTAATGATCCTTATGGTCTGTGCTGTGGTTTCAATTGGAGTTGGAATTGCCACTGAAGGCTGGCCCAAAGGCACGTACGATGGTCTGGGAATTTTAATTAGTATAATTTTAGTGGTTACAGTTACCGCCATTAGTGACTACAAGCAGTCTTTGCAATTCAAGGATTTGGACAGGGAGAAGAAAAAGATTTCTGTTCAGGTCACTAGGGATGGAAAAAGACAAAAAGTTTCCATTCACGACTTGGTTGTTGGAGATATTGTGCATTTGTCGGTTGGGGATGTAGTTCCAGCTGATGGACTTTTCATATCAGGGTACAGTTTGCTGATTGATGAGTCAAGCTTGTCAGGTGAGAGTGAGCCGGTGAATATATATGAAGAGAAGCCTTTTCTTCTTTCCGGAACTACAGTGCAGGATGGATCAGGTAAAATGCTAGTGACTGCAGTTGGTATGAGGACTGAATGGGGAAAATTGATGGAAACACTGAGCGAAGGAGGAGAAGATGAGACCCCACTGCAGGTGAAGCTTAATGGTGTTGCTACAATTATTGGTAAAATTGGTTTGACTTTTGCAGTGTTGACATTTTTGGTATTGACGGTAAGATTTTTGGTGACAAAAGGACTTAACAACGAGATCACTGATTGGTCTTCAACTGACGCCGTAACACTTTTGAACTACTTTGCTATTGCGGTAACTATAATTGTTGTTGCAGTTCCCGAAGGATTACCATTGGCAGTGACGCTGAGTCTTGCTTTTGCAATGAAAAAATTGATGAATGATAGGGCACTTGTAAGGCATCTCTCAGCATGTGAGACAATGGGTTCTGCTGGTTGTATTTGCACAGATAAAACAGGAACATTAACTACAAATCATATGGTAGTTACCAAAGTATGGATATGTGAAAAATCTGTAGATGTTAAAGAAAATGACAGTAAAGAAACATTGACATCAGAAATATCTGGAGCATCAAGCATCCTTTTGCAGGTTATATTTCAAAATACAAGTTCTGAGGTTATTAAGGATGATGGAAAGACCTCTATTTTGGGAACACCAACGGAGTCAGCATTGCTAGAGTTTGGTTTACTTTTAGGTGGCGATTTTGATGCCCTGCGCAGAGAGGTAAGGATTCTTAAGATTGAACCTTTTAATTCTGTCAGGAAGAAAATGTCTGTTCTTGTAGCTCATCCTCATGGTGGAAAACGAGCGTTTTGCAAAGGTGCATCAGAACTAGTACTGGGAATATGTAACAAGTACATTGACTCTAATGGAGAGCCTGTTCATCTCTCCGAAGAAATGGTAAAGAATATCACGAATGTCATAAATACTTTTGCCTGTGAAGCTTTGAGAACTCTCTGCTTAGCTTTCAAGGATATAGATGACTCTTCCATCGAAAGTGGCATCCCAGATGACGGCTATACATTGGTAGCAGTTGTTGGTATTAAGGATCCTGTGCGCCCGGGGGTCAAGGAGGCAGTTGAGACTTGTTTAGCTGCTGGAATCACTGTACGTATGGTAACTGGTGATAATATAAATACAGCTAAAGCCATTGCTAAAGAATGTGGCATACTCACAGAGGGTGGTATAGCCATAGAAGGACCTGCGTTTCGTAGCATGTCTCTTGAGCAGATGAAAACTGTGATACCGAAGATTCAG GTAATGGCCCGGTCTTTACCTTTGGATAAGCACACATTGGTAAAAACTTTGAGGGATGAATTTGGTGAGGTAGTTGCAGTGACTGGTGATGGGACTAATGACGCTCCTGCTTTGAAAGAGTCAGACATTGGACTTGCTATGGGCATAGCAGGAACAGAG GTTGCCAAAGAAAGTGCCGATGTCATCATATTGGATGACAATTTTAAAACTATAGTAAATGTGGCCAGATGGGGACGTTCagtatacataaacattcagaAGTTTGTGCAGTTCCAGTTAACTGTTAACGTTGTTGCTCTAATAATCAATTTTGTTTCTGCATGTGTCTCAG GATCTACTCCCCTTACAGCAGTGCAACTGCTTTGGGTGAACATGATTATGGACACTCTTGGTGCTTTGGCACTGGCAACAGAGCCtccaaatgatggacttatgaaAAGGCCCCCAGTTGGGAGGGGTACAAGCTTCATCACCAAGGCTATGTGGAGGAATATCATTGGTCAGAGTATCTATCAACTGGCTGTCCTTGGAGTTCTTGATTTCTCTGGGAAGAAGCTACTAGGACTTACTGGTTCAGATGCAACTGAGGTTCTTAACACTGTGATATTCAACGCATTTGTGTTTTGCCAG GTGTTTAATCAGATAAACAGTCGTGACATAGAGAGGATAAACATATTCCGTGGAATGTTTGATAGCTGGATATTCCTAGGCGTCATGGTTTGCACAGTGGTCTTCCAGGCTATCATAGTAGAGTTCTTGGGAGATTTTGCTAGCACTGTACCACTAAGCTGGCAACTATGGGTACTCAGCGTTTTACTTGGATCTGTTAGCATGCTTGTTGCAGTTGTGCTCAAATTAATACCTGTCGAAAGAACAATTAAGCACCATGACGGATATGAAGCACTTCCTTCTGGTCCTCCGGAGGGCATAGTATGA